A stretch of Deltaproteobacteria bacterium DNA encodes these proteins:
- the lepB gene encoding signal peptidase I, with the protein MALVVALLLRSFVVEAFKIPSDSMVPTLMTGDHIFVSKMSYGVRVPLTRKWLVKFSPPKRGDVIVFRYPNYEQDPKKKGDDYIKRVVGLPGDRIVFENDQITINGETVIHYPLEGVMPDPRNKRKLLVKDDPQDPKAKDFPYLPYYPSWSSNTYFVEKMGERYHLMQWSATHHPVTGEVIIPEGHLFVMGDNRDNSSDSRDWGFVPLENVKGRALIVWLSWDHDQGGVRVFRFGHVIK; encoded by the coding sequence GTGGCTTTGGTGGTGGCCTTGTTGCTGCGTTCGTTTGTGGTGGAGGCTTTTAAGATCCCTTCGGATTCGATGGTGCCAACGCTGATGACCGGTGACCATATTTTTGTGAGCAAGATGAGTTATGGTGTTAGAGTTCCCTTAACCCGAAAGTGGTTAGTCAAATTTTCTCCGCCTAAGCGGGGTGATGTGATTGTGTTTCGCTATCCCAATTATGAACAGGATCCGAAGAAAAAAGGCGATGATTATATTAAACGTGTGGTGGGCTTACCGGGCGATCGTATTGTGTTTGAGAATGATCAAATTACCATTAATGGTGAAACGGTCATCCATTATCCATTAGAAGGGGTGATGCCCGATCCCCGTAATAAAAGAAAGTTGTTGGTTAAAGATGACCCGCAAGATCCTAAAGCCAAAGATTTTCCCTATCTGCCTTATTATCCCTCGTGGTCTTCCAATACTTATTTTGTAGAGAAAATGGGCGAACGCTATCATTTGATGCAGTGGAGTGCCACGCATCACCCGGTGACCGGTGAGGTCATCATTCCCGAAGGGCATTTGTTTGTGATGGGTGATAATAGGGATAATTCGAGTGATTCACGAGACTGGGGTTTTGTTCCCTTGGAAAATGTCAAAGGGAGGGCCTTAATCGTGTGGTTATCGTGGGATCATGATCAGGGTGGGGTGCGGGTGTTCCGGTTTGGGCATGTCATAAAATGA
- a CDS encoding dihydroorotase codes for MKLLIKGATVVNPVQQTMKVQDVLVVDGKIAQIGERLAVPQDAEVYPADGLVLAPGLVDLHAHLREPGYEYKETIASGARSAAAGGFTTVCCMANTHPVNDIGAITQFILEKAKEADVRVLPIGAISKGLKGEGLAEIGELKESGCIAISDDGKTIMDSQLMRYAMEYAKDFDLPVITHCIDAHLAAQGCMHEGIVSCKLGVKGISSAAEDIIIARDIQLAKLTGARLHVAHVSTQGGVELVRQAKQQGVAVTAEVTPHHLTLTDEACSHYDTHTKMCPPLRTQSDIDALIAGLADGTIDAIATDHAPHAIVDKEVEFERAAMGVIGFETAFSLAMRLVESKKLTFIELIQKLSYQPHRLVMPQELYFETGARADLILIDLQKIWEYDVTKSYSKSRNSPFHGWQLKGKVMATMVAGKWVYG; via the coding sequence ATGAAACTTTTAATTAAAGGAGCCACGGTGGTTAATCCTGTTCAACAAACCATGAAGGTGCAGGATGTATTAGTGGTGGATGGGAAAATTGCTCAAATAGGGGAACGCCTGGCGGTGCCTCAAGATGCCGAGGTGTATCCCGCAGATGGTTTAGTGTTGGCCCCGGGCCTGGTGGATTTGCATGCTCATCTTCGAGAACCTGGTTACGAATATAAAGAAACCATTGCCAGTGGTGCCAGGTCAGCAGCTGCGGGTGGGTTTACCACCGTGTGTTGCATGGCCAATACCCATCCGGTGAATGATATCGGTGCGATCACACAATTTATTTTAGAAAAGGCAAAAGAGGCGGATGTAAGGGTTTTACCCATTGGGGCGATTTCCAAAGGCCTTAAAGGGGAAGGGTTGGCCGAGATTGGTGAACTGAAAGAATCGGGTTGTATAGCAATTTCAGATGATGGCAAAACCATCATGGATAGTCAGCTCATGCGTTATGCCATGGAATATGCCAAAGACTTTGATTTGCCGGTGATTACTCATTGTATCGATGCTCATTTAGCAGCTCAAGGCTGTATGCATGAAGGGATCGTGAGTTGTAAGTTAGGGGTAAAGGGGATCTCGAGCGCTGCCGAAGATATTATTATTGCGCGTGATATTCAGTTGGCTAAGCTGACCGGGGCAAGATTACATGTTGCGCATGTGAGCACCCAAGGGGGTGTGGAATTGGTACGCCAGGCCAAGCAACAAGGGGTGGCGGTGACGGCAGAAGTAACCCCGCATCATCTTACTTTAACCGATGAAGCCTGTTCTCATTACGATACCCACACCAAAATGTGCCCCCCACTACGCACGCAAAGCGATATTGATGCCTTAATTGCTGGGTTAGCCGATGGCACGATCGACGCGATTGCTACCGATCATGCCCCCCACGCCATTGTCGATAAAGAAGTTGAATTTGAGCGCGCGGCGATGGGGGTTATTGGTTTTGAAACGGCCTTTAGTTTGGCAATGCGGTTGGTAGAAAGCAAAAAACTCACCTTCATCGAGCTTATACAGAAGTTGAGTTATCAACCGCATCGCTTGGTAATGCCCCAAGAGCTTTATTTTGAAACCGGGGCACGAGCTGACTTGATTTTGATCGATCTCCAAAAAATTTGGGAATACGATGTGACCAAATCTTATTCAAAATCTCGGAATAGTCCCTTTCATGGTTGGCAATTGAAGGGTAAAGTCATGGCCACGATGGTAGCAGGAAAGTGGGTTTATGGTTAA
- a CDS encoding beta-propeller domain-containing protein — MIRLRNYCGLVLLVGVISVGHPKAYANSVQEVMKKASRSHLVAFESEAALEEFLKELAKAKQTSSRSHYKMESDGIPTSPSSVVGQASDSDQMSEESVTNTQHAGVDEGGIVKVHGNHLVMLRRGRLFTVLVGGNALQPVSAVNAFGPGINPRGTWYDELLVSGDTVVVIGYSYQRGGTEIGLFDINAAGQLKYRVTYHLRSNDYYSSRNYASRLIGNKLIFYAPLYLHAYERDPFHSFPALRKWHEGASDQEFKRIVSATRVYRPLVEGYPSTLHTVTSCDLNSRELECKATVVMGPPGRVFYVSPSSVYVWVTPWRQAKQEALPRSVLYRLPLNGDEPTMLRAMGSPVDQFSFLEEGTGYLNVLVRANATGDGMWRAEVAAGDVALMRVSLLSFTHHGNEVLRSQYTPLPKPNGYTFQNRFVGDYLIYGSGTGWGYPDKAFSNPLYVYRYAGGRPVLTLPVGHNVDRIEALGSGAIVIGPDDKDLHFTSITLGNYPSIASRYKRSNATQGELRSHGFFYKPLDSHSGLLGLPIRGSGSAGYEHLIDNSARILFLKNDAFQLKEFGSLKAKAGTSSDSNDKCQASCVDWYGNARPLFLQGRIFALLGYEIVEGRLVGNRIVEQRRVNFM; from the coding sequence ATGATACGATTACGAAATTATTGTGGGTTAGTTTTGCTGGTGGGTGTTATTTCAGTGGGGCATCCGAAGGCCTATGCGAATTCGGTTCAAGAGGTGATGAAAAAGGCGAGTCGTTCTCATCTGGTTGCCTTTGAATCAGAAGCGGCTTTAGAAGAATTTTTGAAAGAACTTGCCAAGGCCAAGCAAACATCTTCGCGTTCTCATTATAAAATGGAGAGTGATGGAATACCGACTTCACCCTCCTCGGTGGTGGGGCAAGCCTCAGATTCAGATCAAATGTCTGAGGAATCAGTTACCAATACCCAACATGCAGGTGTGGATGAAGGTGGGATTGTTAAGGTTCATGGGAATCATTTGGTAATGTTACGTCGTGGGCGTTTGTTTACCGTATTGGTAGGGGGCAATGCCCTTCAACCCGTGAGCGCGGTCAATGCCTTTGGGCCTGGGATTAATCCTAGAGGTACTTGGTATGATGAATTATTGGTTTCGGGCGATACCGTGGTGGTGATTGGTTATAGTTATCAACGGGGTGGTACCGAGATTGGCCTCTTTGACATTAATGCCGCGGGGCAACTCAAGTACCGCGTGACATATCATTTACGTTCTAACGATTATTATTCTTCACGTAACTATGCCAGCCGACTCATTGGCAACAAGCTTATTTTTTATGCTCCACTTTATCTTCATGCCTATGAGCGAGATCCCTTTCATTCTTTTCCAGCACTGCGCAAGTGGCATGAGGGTGCTAGCGACCAAGAATTCAAACGCATTGTTAGTGCCACGCGTGTTTATAGGCCCTTAGTTGAGGGATATCCTTCGACACTCCACACCGTGACGAGTTGTGATTTGAATAGCCGTGAGCTTGAATGCAAGGCCACTGTGGTGATGGGCCCCCCGGGGCGGGTCTTTTACGTTTCGCCCTCTTCTGTGTATGTTTGGGTGACACCGTGGCGCCAGGCAAAGCAAGAGGCTTTGCCGCGCTCGGTACTCTATCGTTTACCCTTGAATGGTGACGAACCCACCATGTTGCGTGCCATGGGTAGCCCGGTAGATCAATTTTCGTTTTTGGAAGAGGGGACGGGATATCTGAATGTCTTGGTACGTGCCAATGCCACAGGGGATGGCATGTGGCGAGCCGAAGTAGCGGCGGGGGATGTGGCGCTCATGCGTGTTTCCCTGCTTAGTTTCACTCACCATGGCAATGAAGTCTTGCGTTCGCAATATACGCCTTTACCAAAACCCAATGGTTATACGTTTCAAAATCGCTTTGTGGGTGATTATTTAATTTATGGGAGTGGGACGGGTTGGGGTTATCCGGATAAGGCATTTAGTAACCCTCTCTATGTTTACCGCTATGCCGGTGGAAGGCCGGTGCTTACACTGCCCGTGGGGCATAACGTTGACCGTATCGAGGCCTTGGGGAGTGGTGCCATTGTGATTGGGCCGGATGATAAAGACCTTCACTTTACTTCTATTACCTTGGGGAATTATCCCTCCATTGCCTCTCGTTACAAAAGATCGAATGCCACCCAAGGAGAGCTGCGGAGTCACGGCTTTTTCTACAAGCCTCTGGACTCACACTCGGGTCTGTTGGGTTTGCCGATTCGTGGTTCTGGGAGTGCGGGTTATGAACACTTAATCGACAATTCGGCTCGCATTTTATTTTTAAAGAATGATGCCTTTCAATTGAAAGAGTTCGGTTCACTTAAAGCCAAGGCAGGCACCTCATCGGACTCAAATGATAAGTGTCAGGCCTCTTGTGTAGATTGGTATGGGAATGCCAGGCCCCTGTTTTTACAAGGGCGTATTTTTGCGCTGCTTGGTTATGAAATAGTAGAGGGCCGGCTTGTAGGAAATCGCATAGTGGAACAACGGCGCGTCAATTTTATGTAA
- the lepB gene encoding signal peptidase I, whose protein sequence is MSKRYLKRSERWWVFFVVLVVLSPLWVRGCFLENFKIPSASMVPTLLIGDYILVNKVAYGFRMPTTKIWLKNWGQIKRGDVVVFMYPPDEKVAYVKRVVGLPGDKVQVVGSELYLNGKKVEEYFATIQGVRSHASDLLDYQRPLGLDQKHFLPSLPYFEKWQDMLLKEEKLDAGFHHTLYSKEASSYDADESRREFVVPEGQLFVLGDNRDNSSDSRTWGMVPRQNLIGRAWVVLFSLQHQGIPFRPHRFGHVIH, encoded by the coding sequence ATGAGTAAGCGGTATCTAAAACGCTCTGAACGTTGGTGGGTCTTTTTTGTTGTTCTAGTTGTGCTTTCCCCCCTATGGGTGCGGGGTTGCTTTTTGGAAAATTTCAAAATCCCTTCCGCTTCGATGGTGCCAACTCTTTTGATCGGGGATTATATTTTAGTGAACAAGGTGGCTTATGGGTTTCGTATGCCAACCACGAAAATTTGGTTAAAAAATTGGGGGCAGATTAAGCGGGGTGATGTGGTGGTTTTTATGTATCCGCCCGATGAAAAGGTTGCCTATGTGAAGCGGGTCGTGGGTCTGCCCGGTGATAAAGTTCAGGTGGTGGGGAGTGAGCTTTATTTAAATGGCAAAAAAGTTGAGGAATATTTTGCAACTATCCAAGGGGTCAGGTCTCATGCGAGTGATCTTTTAGATTATCAAAGGCCACTGGGTTTGGATCAAAAGCATTTTCTGCCATCGCTACCTTACTTTGAAAAATGGCAAGATATGCTCTTAAAAGAAGAAAAGTTAGATGCGGGGTTTCACCATACTTTATATTCCAAAGAAGCCTCATCTTACGATGCCGATGAATCGCGCCGAGAATTTGTGGTGCCAGAGGGGCAGTTGTTTGTTTTAGGGGATAATCGCGACAATTCTTCTGACTCACGTACCTGGGGCATGGTACCCAGGCAAAATCTGATTGGGCGGGCATGGGTAGTTTTATTTTCGCTTCAACATCAGGGCATTCCGTTTCGCCCGCATCGCTTTGGGCATGTGATTCATTAG
- the carA gene encoding glutamine-hydrolyzing carbamoyl-phosphate synthase small subunit, whose translation MVNRSSTQALLVLQDGTVFKAKAFGYLNGSEGEVVFNTSMTGYQEILTDPSYAGQIVTMTYPMIGNYGVNEEDVESSRPQVAGLIVKDYVEKHSNFRATLSLGEYLFRHKIVGLTDVETRALVRHLRERGAMPGLISLDDFDLKRLKKKAKHLPSMEGQDLVQKVTTRESYTWKELPWQLGQGHTQVQNKEANKHHIVAMDFGLKRNILRNLAGQNMDVTVVPAQTDYYKIMDLEPDGVFLSNGPGDPAVVTYAIETVSKLVGKVPLFGICLGHQILALALGAKTYKLKFGHRGGNHPVKDLSTGKVHITAQNHGFAVHHESLPADLEVTHLNLNDKTVEGFRHKKYPAFAVQYHPEASPGPHDSLYLFERFKQMIKEHNC comes from the coding sequence ATGGTTAACAGGTCCAGCACGCAAGCCTTGCTTGTTTTGCAAGACGGCACCGTTTTTAAAGCCAAGGCCTTTGGTTATTTGAATGGTTCCGAAGGCGAGGTGGTGTTTAATACCTCCATGACGGGTTATCAAGAAATCCTCACCGACCCTTCTTATGCAGGGCAAATTGTTACCATGACCTATCCCATGATAGGGAATTATGGGGTTAATGAAGAAGATGTTGAATCGTCACGGCCTCAGGTAGCGGGTTTAATCGTCAAAGATTATGTCGAAAAGCATAGCAATTTTAGGGCCACGCTTTCTTTGGGCGAATATTTGTTTCGCCATAAAATTGTTGGTCTTACGGATGTAGAAACTCGAGCCTTAGTTCGGCATTTGCGCGAACGCGGGGCCATGCCTGGCCTGATTTCGCTTGATGACTTTGATCTCAAACGACTCAAGAAAAAAGCCAAGCACCTGCCTTCAATGGAGGGGCAAGATTTGGTGCAGAAAGTGACCACTCGTGAATCTTACACTTGGAAAGAATTGCCTTGGCAATTGGGGCAAGGCCACACGCAAGTTCAAAACAAGGAAGCGAATAAGCATCACATTGTTGCCATGGATTTTGGCCTCAAGCGTAACATCCTGCGCAATTTGGCTGGCCAAAATATGGACGTGACGGTGGTTCCTGCCCAAACCGATTATTATAAAATTATGGATCTAGAACCCGATGGAGTTTTTCTTTCCAATGGCCCGGGGGATCCAGCAGTCGTGACTTATGCGATTGAAACCGTCAGTAAATTAGTGGGCAAGGTGCCTCTATTTGGAATTTGTTTAGGCCACCAAATTTTGGCGTTGGCTTTAGGGGCTAAAACTTACAAATTAAAATTTGGGCATCGCGGTGGCAATCATCCGGTCAAAGATTTGTCGACCGGTAAAGTGCACATCACCGCTCAGAATCACGGCTTTGCGGTGCATCATGAATCGTTACCGGCCGATTTAGAAGTTACCCATTTGAATTTAAATGATAAAACAGTCGAAGGTTTTCGTCATAAAAAATATCCGGCCTTTGCAGTGCAATATCACCCTGAAGCCTCCCCCGGGCCCCATGACAGTTTGTATTTATTTGAACGGTTTAAACAAATGATAAAGGAGCACAATTGTTGA
- a CDS encoding aspartate carbamoyltransferase catalytic subunit, which produces MPHLLGMEDLSKEEIEGILDLSLQLEKRLELGEQKFTSLQGKTVINLFFENSTRTRVSFELAAKRLGADVINISKVGSSAAKSESLYDTAKNISAFNPHIIVVRHECSGAPLTLAKLVGAKVVNAGDGAHEHPTQALLDMLTIKKRFGGFKGLKVAIVGDITHSRVARSNILGLKKMGATVRLVGPMTMVPRVMESYGVEISHHLVEGIRDVDVIMMLRIQSERLEDLPFPSVREYSKYFGLTTAVLEQAKSDVIIMHPGPVNRGVEISPEVADGPYSLILHQVKNGLYVRMAVLHLLGGVKA; this is translated from the coding sequence ATGCCTCATCTTTTGGGGATGGAAGATCTTTCTAAAGAAGAAATCGAAGGTATTTTAGATTTAAGCTTACAATTAGAAAAACGCCTCGAGTTGGGTGAGCAAAAATTTACTTCGCTACAGGGCAAAACAGTCATCAATTTATTTTTTGAAAACTCAACTCGTACCCGGGTTAGTTTTGAATTAGCCGCTAAGCGCTTGGGGGCTGACGTTATTAATATAAGTAAGGTGGGCTCTTCGGCGGCCAAGAGTGAAAGCCTTTACGATACGGCCAAAAATATTTCGGCTTTTAATCCTCACATCATTGTGGTGCGTCACGAATGTTCGGGTGCACCACTCACTTTGGCCAAGCTGGTTGGAGCCAAGGTGGTTAATGCGGGGGATGGCGCGCATGAGCATCCCACGCAAGCCTTGCTTGACATGCTCACCATTAAAAAACGTTTTGGTGGCTTTAAGGGCTTGAAGGTTGCCATTGTGGGCGACATTACCCATTCTCGAGTTGCTCGTTCGAATATCTTAGGGTTGAAAAAGATGGGGGCTACAGTGCGATTGGTGGGGCCCATGACCATGGTGCCACGGGTTATGGAAAGTTATGGCGTAGAGATCAGTCATCATTTGGTGGAGGGGATTCGTGATGTTGATGTGATCATGATGTTGCGGATCCAAAGCGAGCGCTTAGAAGATCTGCCTTTCCCTTCAGTTCGTGAATATTCTAAATATTTTGGGTTAACCACCGCGGTGTTAGAACAAGCAAAATCCGATGTCATCATCATGCACCCTGGGCCCGTGAATCGTGGGGTAGAAATTTCACCCGAGGTGGCCGATGGCCCTTACTCATTGATTCTGCACCAAGTCAAAAATGGCTTGTATGTGCGCATGGCGGTTTTGCATTTGTTGGGAGGCGTGAAGGCATGA
- the carB gene encoding carbamoyl-phosphate synthase large subunit, translating into MPKREDLKRIMIIGSGPIVIGQACEFDYSGNQGIKALKEEGYEVVLLNSNPATIMTDPNLVEATYIEPMTVEVVDKILAKEKVDAILPTLGGQTALNLAVQLFEEGILEKHGVELIGAKVEAIRKAEDRALFKQAMARIGIAVPQSGLAHNMEEAVRVAEQIGFPVILRPAFTLGGSGGGVAYNMEDFYHLVPKGLDASPVRQLLLEESVIGWKEFELEVMRDSHDNVVIVCSIENLDPMGVHTGDSITVAPAQTLTDKEYQIMRDASLAIIREIGVDTGGSNVQFAVNPANGKLYAIEMNPRVSRSSALASKATGFPIAKIATKLAVGYRLDEILNDITRYTPASFEPTLDYVVTKIPRFAFEKFPHADATLTTQMKSVGEVMAIGRTFKESLQKALRSLENDRLGFTPLLGKKKTPESKEKLQKALLVPGADRIWYLADAFRHGMKLEEVHQLTKIDPWFLHEIKQIVEAENLLAKTLKLTPETLRDAKAMGFSDQRLGEICKLSEEKIRAQRKKWGISAVYKRVDTCAGEFEAYTPYLYSTYEEEDEAKVTKNKKVVILGSGPNRIGQGIEFDYCCVHAVMALKELGYETIMVNCNPETVSTDYDTSDRLYFEPLTEEDVLNILHHERPDGVIVQFGGQTPLKLTRCIEQAGFKILGTSPDSIDLAEDRKRFKQLLNKLKLKQPANGTATSLGQALKIANRIGYPVMMRPSYVLGGRAMQIVYDDGMLRRYMKEAVKVSFDHPVLIDKFLDNAIEIDVDCVCDGKIVVVGGIMEHIEEAGVHSGDSACCLPPHSISSKVVDEIKQISKTLAEALNVVGLMNVQYALKGGDIYVLEVNPRASRTIPFVSKATGVPLAKIAAKTMAGISLKKQNFTQEVLPPYLSVKEVALPFLKFPGVDTLLGPEMKSTGEVMGIDTDFGMAFAKAEISVGTLLPLRGKIFISVKDEDKLAILTAAKKLQEMNFELIATQGTAQFLNAHDVACERVNKVLEGSPHIVDKLKSHEIAMVINTPLGKTSAQDSFSIRRTALDYGVPYFTTIAAANAAVSGIMSLLRKGLQVNSLQVYHDRMQAPGTLCHCEPSRVKQSLLSNR; encoded by the coding sequence ATGCCTAAACGCGAAGATTTAAAACGCATCATGATTATTGGTTCGGGCCCCATTGTGATTGGGCAAGCCTGTGAATTTGATTATTCGGGTAACCAAGGTATTAAGGCACTCAAAGAAGAGGGTTATGAAGTGGTGTTGCTCAATTCTAACCCCGCCACCATTATGACCGACCCTAATTTAGTCGAGGCCACCTACATTGAACCCATGACCGTTGAAGTCGTCGACAAAATTTTAGCCAAAGAAAAGGTAGATGCAATTTTGCCTACATTGGGTGGGCAAACCGCTTTAAATTTAGCCGTGCAACTTTTTGAAGAAGGCATTTTAGAAAAACATGGCGTAGAACTCATTGGGGCTAAAGTCGAAGCTATCCGCAAGGCAGAAGACCGGGCACTTTTCAAACAAGCCATGGCACGCATTGGGATTGCAGTGCCCCAGTCGGGCTTGGCTCATAACATGGAAGAAGCGGTGCGAGTGGCTGAGCAAATTGGGTTCCCGGTGATTTTAAGGCCCGCTTTTACCCTAGGCGGTAGTGGTGGTGGGGTGGCCTATAACATGGAAGATTTTTATCACCTCGTGCCTAAGGGTTTAGATGCTTCACCCGTGCGTCAATTGTTGCTTGAAGAGTCGGTCATTGGATGGAAAGAATTTGAATTAGAAGTCATGCGAGATAGCCACGATAATGTGGTGATTGTTTGTTCTATTGAAAATCTCGACCCCATGGGCGTTCACACCGGCGATAGCATCACGGTTGCTCCGGCCCAAACTCTCACCGATAAAGAATACCAAATCATGCGCGATGCCTCCTTGGCCATTATTCGCGAAATTGGCGTTGATACGGGCGGATCGAATGTGCAGTTTGCGGTTAATCCAGCCAACGGCAAACTTTATGCCATTGAGATGAACCCGCGGGTGTCGCGGAGTAGCGCACTAGCCAGCAAGGCGACCGGGTTTCCTATTGCCAAAATTGCTACGAAGCTAGCCGTGGGTTATCGTTTAGATGAAATTTTAAATGACATCACCCGTTACACCCCCGCTTCTTTTGAACCCACCCTCGATTATGTGGTAACCAAGATCCCTCGCTTTGCCTTTGAAAAATTTCCGCATGCCGATGCAACTCTTACCACGCAAATGAAATCGGTAGGTGAGGTGATGGCCATTGGGCGAACCTTTAAAGAAAGTTTGCAAAAGGCTTTACGTTCTTTAGAAAATGATCGTTTGGGTTTTACCCCGCTGTTGGGTAAAAAGAAGACCCCGGAGAGTAAAGAAAAACTGCAAAAGGCCTTGTTGGTTCCAGGGGCTGATCGCATTTGGTATTTAGCCGATGCCTTTCGCCATGGCATGAAATTAGAAGAGGTTCACCAACTCACCAAAATAGACCCTTGGTTTCTTCACGAAATCAAGCAAATCGTCGAAGCAGAAAATTTATTAGCCAAAACGCTTAAGCTAACTCCTGAAACCTTGCGAGATGCCAAGGCCATGGGTTTTAGCGATCAACGGTTAGGAGAAATTTGCAAACTTTCAGAAGAAAAAATTCGAGCCCAGCGTAAGAAGTGGGGGATTTCTGCGGTTTACAAACGAGTTGATACTTGCGCAGGCGAATTTGAGGCCTACACCCCCTATCTTTATTCCACCTATGAAGAAGAAGACGAGGCTAAAGTTACCAAAAATAAAAAGGTGGTTATTTTAGGCAGTGGCCCCAATCGTATTGGGCAAGGCATTGAGTTTGATTATTGTTGTGTGCATGCCGTGATGGCACTCAAAGAATTGGGTTATGAAACCATCATGGTCAACTGCAATCCCGAAACGGTCTCTACCGATTACGACACCAGTGATCGTTTGTATTTTGAACCTTTGACCGAAGAAGATGTTTTGAACATCCTCCATCATGAACGGCCCGATGGCGTCATTGTTCAATTTGGTGGGCAAACTCCGTTAAAATTAACCCGTTGCATTGAACAAGCAGGTTTTAAAATTTTGGGCACCAGCCCCGACAGCATTGATTTAGCCGAAGATCGCAAACGTTTCAAACAACTGTTGAATAAATTAAAATTAAAACAACCTGCGAATGGTACCGCTACGTCACTGGGGCAGGCCCTAAAAATTGCCAATCGCATTGGTTACCCCGTCATGATGCGGCCTTCTTATGTGCTAGGTGGTAGGGCTATGCAGATTGTTTATGATGACGGCATGCTGCGCCGTTACATGAAAGAGGCGGTTAAGGTTTCGTTTGATCACCCTGTCCTCATCGATAAATTTTTAGACAATGCGATTGAGATTGATGTTGATTGTGTTTGCGATGGCAAGATCGTGGTGGTGGGTGGAATAATGGAACACATCGAAGAGGCCGGGGTGCATTCAGGGGATAGCGCTTGTTGTTTACCGCCCCATTCTATTTCTTCAAAAGTGGTCGATGAAATCAAACAAATCTCAAAAACCTTGGCCGAAGCACTTAATGTGGTGGGCTTGATGAACGTTCAGTATGCCCTCAAGGGTGGGGACATCTACGTTTTAGAAGTGAACCCTCGGGCCAGCCGCACGATTCCCTTTGTGTCGAAGGCGACGGGTGTACCCTTAGCCAAAATTGCAGCTAAAACGATGGCAGGGATTAGTTTGAAAAAACAAAATTTTACCCAAGAGGTGTTGCCACCTTATCTTTCGGTTAAAGAAGTGGCTTTGCCTTTCCTCAAATTCCCCGGCGTTGATACCTTGTTAGGCCCTGAAATGAAGAGTACGGGCGAGGTGATGGGTATCGACACTGATTTTGGGATGGCCTTTGCCAAGGCTGAGATTTCGGTGGGGACCTTATTGCCGTTGCGGGGCAAGATTTTTATCAGCGTGAAAGACGAAGACAAACTTGCCATTTTAACCGCGGCCAAAAAACTGCAAGAAATGAATTTTGAATTGATCGCCACCCAAGGTACGGCGCAATTCTTAAATGCCCATGATGTAGCCTGTGAGCGTGTCAATAAAGTCTTAGAAGGTTCGCCCCATATCGTTGATAAATTAAAAAGCCACGAGATTGCCATGGTGATTAATACCCCCTTGGGTAAAACCAGTGCCCAAGATAGCTTCTCGATACGCCGCACCGCGTTAGACTATGGGGTGCCTTATTTTACGACGATTGCGGCGGCCAATGCGGCGGTGAGTGGGATTATGTCGTTATTGCGCAAAGGGTTGCAGGTCAATTCGTTACAAGTCTATCATGATCGTATGCAAGCGCCGGGGACCCTCTGTCATTGCGAACCCAGCAGGGTGAAGCAATCTCTTCTGTCTAACCGGTGA